A stretch of the Bacillus licheniformis DSM 13 = ATCC 14580 genome encodes the following:
- a CDS encoding xylulokinase has translation MKANRVNIKQAITEGETSLGIEFGSTRIKAVLIDSSFETIASGSYEWENLLEDGFWTYNLVDIITGLRTAYSEMKNEVERNYGITIRKIGSIGISAMMHGYMAFDKTGELLVPFRTWRNSTTGAAAKELTDQFQFNIPERWSIAHLYQAILNEEKHLPRIDYITTLAGYIHWLLTGNKAIGIGDASGMFPIDESTQNYNESMVKQFDELISNKGYPWKLKDILPKVYISGEQAGELTEIGAKILDQSKNLQPGIPICPPEGDAGTGMVATNSVRKRTGNISVGTSVFAMIVLEKELSKVYPEIDLVTTPNGSPVGMVHANNCSSDINAWLGLFREFFEAMGQKIETNKLFEVMLNKALEADSDGGGLLSYGYFSGENITGLEKGRPLFVRSPESRFNLANFMRTHLFTAFAALKIGMDILTKEEKIEIDSILAHGGLFKTPLVGQKIVAAAMNTPVSVMETAGEGGAWGMAILASYMMNKGQEESLEDFLDKKVFEEDAGQEIYPDQLDVEGFEAFIERYKKGLMIEQAAVDHLI, from the coding sequence GTGAAAGCGAATCGAGTAAACATCAAGCAAGCCATAACTGAGGGAGAAACATCACTTGGAATTGAATTCGGATCCACACGTATTAAAGCAGTGTTGATTGATAGCAGTTTTGAAACAATCGCATCTGGAAGCTATGAGTGGGAAAACCTCTTGGAAGATGGATTTTGGACGTACAACTTGGTAGATATTATCACTGGATTGCGAACAGCTTATAGTGAAATGAAGAATGAAGTTGAACGAAATTATGGCATCACCATTCGCAAAATCGGTTCTATTGGAATTTCTGCAATGATGCATGGGTATATGGCTTTTGACAAAACAGGGGAGCTGCTTGTTCCGTTTCGAACTTGGCGTAACTCAACAACCGGTGCTGCAGCAAAAGAATTAACTGATCAATTTCAATTCAATATCCCCGAACGGTGGAGTATTGCTCACCTTTATCAAGCGATATTAAATGAAGAGAAGCATTTGCCTCGCATTGACTATATCACCACCTTAGCCGGGTACATTCACTGGTTACTGACTGGTAATAAAGCAATTGGCATTGGAGATGCTTCGGGCATGTTCCCGATTGATGAATCAACGCAAAATTACAATGAATCGATGGTCAAGCAGTTTGATGAACTGATTTCGAACAAAGGCTACCCTTGGAAGCTGAAGGATATTCTTCCTAAAGTTTATATTTCAGGCGAGCAGGCTGGTGAATTAACCGAAATTGGTGCAAAAATTCTGGATCAGTCAAAAAATTTACAACCAGGCATTCCAATTTGTCCACCGGAAGGCGATGCTGGAACAGGAATGGTTGCTACGAATAGTGTGAGGAAACGCACTGGAAACATTTCGGTGGGAACTTCAGTTTTTGCCATGATTGTATTAGAAAAAGAACTTTCAAAAGTATATCCAGAAATTGATTTGGTCACAACGCCAAACGGCAGTCCGGTTGGAATGGTTCATGCGAATAACTGCTCAAGCGATATTAATGCTTGGCTAGGATTGTTTCGTGAATTTTTTGAAGCAATGGGACAAAAGATTGAAACGAATAAATTATTCGAAGTGATGTTAAATAAAGCTTTGGAAGCTGACTCAGATGGCGGCGGTTTGCTAAGCTACGGCTATTTCTCCGGTGAAAATATTACGGGATTAGAAAAAGGCCGGCCATTATTTGTCCGCTCACCAGAGAGTCGTTTCAATTTAGCAAACTTCATGCGGACACACCTTTTTACAGCCTTTGCTGCTTTGAAAATCGGAATGGATATTTTGACCAAAGAGGAAAAAATTGAAATCGATAGCATTTTAGCTCACGGCGGTTTATTCAAAACCCCTCTTGTCGGACAAAAAATTGTTGCAGCTGCAATGAATACGCCGGTATCAGTTATGGAAACAGCCGGAGAAGGCGGTGCGTGGGGAATGGCTATTCTTGCTTCTTACATGATGAACAAAGGTCAAGAAGAGAGCTTAGAAGACTTCCTCGACAAAAAAGTCTTTGAAGAGGATGCCGGGCAGGAAATTTACCCTGATCAATTAGATGTAGAAGGATTTGAAGCATTTATCGAACGGTACAAAAAAGGTTTAATGATTGAGCAGGCCGCTGTAGACCATTTGATTTAA
- a CDS encoding L-ribulose-5-phosphate 4-epimerase: MLEQLKEEVLQANLDLPKYGLVKYTWGNASAIDRETGLFVIKPSGVDYETMKASDMVVVDLDGNVVEGELRPSSDTATHAVLYKRYPEIGGIVHTHSTWATIWAQAGLDVPAMGTTHADTFYGSVPCARYLTQEEIDRGYEAETGHVIIETFEERGLDILAVPGVLLHGHGPFTWGKDVKSAVLNSVVLEEVAKMNLFTRELNLFAKELPQRILDKHYLRKHGKNAYYGQK; this comes from the coding sequence GTGCTAGAACAACTGAAAGAAGAAGTATTACAAGCGAATTTGGACCTGCCTAAATACGGACTCGTGAAATACACATGGGGAAATGCAAGTGCCATTGACCGTGAAACAGGTCTATTCGTTATCAAACCGAGCGGTGTTGATTATGAAACGATGAAAGCTAGTGATATGGTGGTTGTTGATTTAGATGGCAATGTTGTTGAAGGAGAGCTGAGGCCTTCATCAGATACAGCGACTCACGCAGTGCTTTATAAGCGCTACCCTGAAATTGGAGGAATTGTACACACTCATTCAACTTGGGCGACAATCTGGGCTCAAGCAGGCCTTGATGTTCCAGCGATGGGGACCACTCATGCAGACACATTCTATGGTTCCGTACCATGTGCCCGTTACTTGACACAAGAGGAGATTGATCGCGGTTACGAAGCAGAAACAGGTCATGTGATTATCGAAACATTTGAGGAGCGAGGGTTAGATATTTTAGCTGTTCCCGGTGTCTTACTTCACGGTCATGGTCCATTTACTTGGGGCAAAGATGTAAAATCAGCCGTATTGAATAGTGTGGTGTTGGAGGAAGTTGCGAAAATGAATTTATTTACAAGAGAATTAAATCTTTTTGCAAAAGAATTACCACAACGTATTTTAGATAAACATTACTTACGAAAACACGGTAAAAATGCTTATTATGGTCAAAAGTAA
- the araA gene encoding L-arabinose isomerase, which produces MLTTGKKEFWFVVGSQHLYGEETLAEVRAHAQAMTDALNESAVLPYPLVLQDLAVNADKITSIMKEVNYRDEVAGVITWMHTFSPAKMWIRGTKLLQKPLLHLATQFNESIPWPTIDMDFMNLNQSAHGDREYGFINARLKKQNKVVVGYWERPEVQQQIAEWMDVAVAYNESFNIKVARFGDNMRNVAVTEGDKIEAQIQFGWTVDYFGIGDLVQYVNAVTDEEINRLFAEYADLYEFDYGTYSREDWEKSVKVQASYEIAIKRFLDDGGYNAFTTNFEDLYGMKQLPGLAVQRLMAQGYGFAGEGDWKTAALDRLLKVMSRNQSTGFMEDYTYELAAGQESILQSHMLEVDPSLASNKPKIIVSPLGIGDREDPARLVFDGKAGDGVVVSMADFGTHYKLLINEVSAFEPTVPAPNLPVARVLWEVKPNFQDGVKAWLENGGGHHTVVSLFLTTDQMITYAKLVDLEYVVIK; this is translated from the coding sequence ATGTTAACAACAGGGAAAAAAGAATTTTGGTTTGTCGTAGGTTCACAGCATCTTTATGGGGAAGAAACGTTAGCGGAAGTCAGAGCGCACGCGCAAGCCATGACCGATGCATTAAATGAAAGCGCTGTTTTGCCATATCCGCTTGTATTGCAAGATTTGGCTGTTAATGCAGATAAAATCACTAGCATCATGAAAGAAGTAAATTATCGTGACGAAGTCGCCGGTGTTATCACTTGGATGCATACTTTCTCGCCTGCGAAAATGTGGATTCGCGGAACAAAATTATTGCAAAAACCATTACTTCATTTAGCGACACAATTTAATGAAAGTATTCCATGGCCAACGATTGACATGGACTTTATGAACCTCAACCAATCTGCTCATGGCGACCGTGAATACGGTTTTATCAATGCCCGTTTGAAAAAACAAAATAAAGTTGTCGTAGGTTATTGGGAGCGACCTGAAGTGCAACAGCAAATTGCAGAATGGATGGACGTAGCGGTTGCTTATAACGAAAGCTTCAACATCAAGGTCGCTCGGTTTGGTGACAACATGCGTAACGTTGCTGTTACTGAAGGGGATAAGATTGAAGCGCAAATTCAATTTGGCTGGACAGTTGATTACTTTGGCATCGGTGATCTTGTTCAATACGTGAATGCGGTTACAGATGAAGAGATTAATCGTTTGTTTGCAGAATACGCAGACCTTTATGAATTTGATTATGGCACTTACAGTCGGGAAGATTGGGAGAAGAGTGTAAAAGTACAAGCAAGCTATGAAATCGCTATTAAACGTTTCCTTGATGATGGTGGTTACAATGCTTTCACAACTAACTTTGAAGATTTATATGGAATGAAACAGCTTCCGGGTCTTGCCGTCCAACGTTTGATGGCGCAAGGATATGGCTTTGCCGGTGAAGGAGATTGGAAAACTGCAGCGCTCGACCGCTTGCTCAAAGTGATGAGCCGTAACCAATCAACTGGTTTTATGGAAGATTACACATATGAATTGGCTGCCGGTCAAGAATCAATTCTTCAATCGCATATGCTTGAAGTTGACCCATCTTTAGCAAGCAATAAACCAAAAATTATCGTCTCTCCATTAGGTATTGGTGATCGTGAAGACCCGGCACGCCTAGTGTTCGACGGAAAAGCAGGAGATGGCGTGGTTGTTTCAATGGCAGACTTTGGTACGCACTACAAATTGTTGATTAACGAAGTTTCTGCATTTGAACCAACTGTTCCAGCACCAAACCTTCCAGTTGCACGGGTGCTTTGGGAAGTGAAGCCTAACTTCCAAGATGGAGTGAAAGCATGGCTTGAGAATGGCGGCGGCCACCATACAGTTGTTTCATTGTTTTTAACAACAGACCAAATGATCACTTATGCAAAGCTCGTTGACTTGGAATATGTAGTGATTAAGTAA
- a CDS encoding sugar porter family MFS transporter — translation MVNEKKISSGFIYFFGAFAGILFGYDIGVMTGALPFLQNDWNLQDNAGVIGWITSSVMLGAIFGGALAGQLSDRLGRRKMILISAIIFVVGSILSGIAPHNGILFLIVSRVLLGLAVGAASALVPAYMSEMAPARLRGRLSGINQTMICSGMLLSYIVDFLLKDLPETMAWRLMLGLAAVPALILYVGMLKLPESPRFLIKNNKLDEARKVLSYIRSNKGEIDSEITQIQETAREEAKANQNASWATLLSNKYRFLLIAGVGVAAFQQFQGANAIFYYIPLIVEKATGNAASSALMWPIIQGVILVLGSLIFLVIADKFNRRTLLTVGGTIMGLSFILPAILNILIPNANPMMMVVFLSIYVALYSFTWAPLTWVIVGEIFPLVIRGRASGLASSFNWIGSFLVGLLFPVMTASMSQEAVFAIFGVICLLGVVFIRTRVPETRGRSLEEIEKNGENKRVDGKSA, via the coding sequence ATGGTTAATGAAAAGAAAATCTCAAGTGGCTTCATTTACTTTTTTGGGGCTTTTGCGGGCATTCTTTTCGGTTATGATATCGGCGTTATGACGGGTGCTTTGCCTTTTCTGCAAAATGATTGGAACCTTCAAGACAACGCCGGGGTTATTGGATGGATTACCTCTTCGGTAATGTTAGGCGCTATTTTTGGAGGCGCCCTTGCCGGACAACTTTCTGATCGTTTGGGACGGCGCAAAATGATTTTAATTTCCGCTATCATTTTTGTTGTTGGATCCATTTTGTCAGGAATAGCACCTCATAATGGGATACTATTTTTGATTGTTTCTCGGGTTTTATTGGGATTGGCCGTTGGTGCCGCTTCTGCATTGGTCCCAGCCTATATGTCGGAAATGGCGCCTGCACGTTTACGTGGACGGCTGTCAGGAATTAATCAAACAATGATTTGTTCTGGAATGTTGCTTTCTTACATTGTTGATTTTCTATTGAAAGATTTGCCGGAAACAATGGCGTGGCGGTTGATGCTTGGTTTGGCTGCTGTACCTGCTTTGATCTTATATGTTGGAATGCTAAAATTACCCGAATCACCACGTTTTTTAATAAAGAACAATAAACTTGATGAAGCTCGCAAGGTGTTGAGCTATATTCGCTCTAACAAAGGAGAGATTGATTCTGAAATAACGCAAATTCAAGAAACTGCCAGAGAAGAAGCGAAGGCAAATCAAAATGCATCATGGGCTACCCTCTTAAGCAATAAATATCGTTTTTTATTAATTGCCGGTGTGGGTGTTGCTGCTTTTCAACAATTCCAGGGTGCAAACGCAATTTTTTATTACATTCCTTTAATTGTAGAAAAAGCAACAGGAAATGCAGCAAGTTCAGCTTTGATGTGGCCGATTATTCAAGGAGTTATTCTCGTGCTAGGTTCATTAATATTCTTAGTGATTGCTGATAAATTTAATCGCCGTACTTTATTAACAGTAGGCGGAACAATAATGGGGCTGTCCTTTATTTTGCCGGCAATATTGAATATATTAATTCCTAATGCGAATCCGATGATGATGGTTGTCTTTTTGAGTATCTATGTAGCACTTTATTCATTCACATGGGCTCCTTTAACTTGGGTCATAGTTGGAGAAATTTTCCCGCTGGTAATTCGCGGGCGTGCGTCTGGTTTAGCTTCATCATTTAACTGGATTGGTTCTTTCTTGGTTGGATTGCTATTTCCTGTTATGACCGCTTCGATGTCTCAAGAAGCTGTGTTTGCAATCTTCGGTGTGATTTGTTTGCTTGGAGTTGTATTTATCCGGACACGCGTCCCTGAAACTCGAGGTCGCAGTTTAGAGGAAATCGAAAAAAATGGAGAAAATAAACGAGTTGACGGAAAAAGCGCGTAA
- a CDS encoding (S)-acetoin forming diacetyl reductase — MSKVSGKIAFVTGGGQGIGEAICKRLAEDGFAVAVADYNVETATQVAEDINKLNGKAIAVKVDVADRDDVFKAVDETVKRLGGLDVVINNAGLGPTTPIESITYEDYRKVYDVNVGGTYWGIQAAVKAFKELGHGGKIINASSQAGQVGNPGLAVYGGTKFAVRGITQTAAKDLAELGITVNAFCPGIVKTPMMMGIAQQTADEAGKPFEWGMEQFAKNIALKRLSEPEDVAACVSYLAGPDSDYMTGQALIIDGGMVFN; from the coding sequence ATGAGTAAAGTATCTGGAAAAATTGCTTTTGTTACTGGCGGCGGTCAAGGAATTGGAGAAGCAATCTGCAAACGATTGGCAGAGGACGGATTCGCAGTTGCAGTTGCCGATTATAATGTAGAAACTGCAACACAAGTTGCTGAGGACATCAATAAGCTTAACGGCAAAGCAATTGCGGTTAAAGTGGATGTTGCTGATCGCGATGATGTTTTTAAAGCTGTCGATGAAACAGTAAAACGTCTTGGCGGTCTTGATGTGGTGATTAATAATGCGGGTCTTGGACCAACCACCCCTATTGAAAGCATTACATATGAAGATTATCGGAAAGTCTATGATGTTAACGTTGGCGGTACTTATTGGGGAATACAAGCAGCTGTAAAAGCCTTTAAAGAACTTGGACACGGCGGGAAAATCATTAATGCATCTTCTCAAGCCGGCCAAGTCGGCAACCCGGGCTTAGCGGTTTACGGAGGAACAAAGTTCGCTGTTCGCGGGATTACCCAAACTGCGGCAAAAGATCTAGCTGAATTAGGTATTACTGTAAACGCCTTTTGTCCGGGTATCGTTAAAACTCCTATGATGATGGGGATTGCACAGCAAACCGCTGATGAAGCAGGCAAGCCGTTTGAATGGGGCATGGAACAATTCGCTAAAAATATTGCATTAAAACGCTTATCCGAGCCGGAAGATGTAGCAGCATGCGTTTCTTACCTTGCAGGGCCAGATTCAGATTATATGACTGGTCAAGCTCTTATCATTGATGGCGGAATGGTATTTAATTAA
- a CDS encoding alanine/glycine:cation symporter family protein, whose protein sequence is MEEILSEIINVPSGFIWTYLVYILIGIGLFFTFKLKFVQFRYFFEMFRIVGQKEEKGKGVSSLQAFFISAASRVGTGNLTGVALAVATGGPGAVFWMWVVALVGMASSFVESTLAQVYKVKDGDHFRGGPAYYMEKALGARWMGIIFAVLITITFGLIFNAVQANTIVGSMQGAFNLDKTVVGIILAAITGFIIFGGLKRVVTVSQLIVPVMAIIYLGLALFVVLTNISQIPAVFAMIVKDAFGIEQIAGGTLGSIIIIGAKRGLFSNEAGMGSAPNAAATANVSHPAKQGFIQTLGVFFDTMVICSATAFMILLFNLTPGKELDGIQITQAAMQHHIGSWAPAFVAVAIFLFAFSSIVGNYYYGETNIEFIKKSKTALAVYRTAVVAMVIFGSVSGFQLVWDMADLFMGLMAIINLIAILLLSGIAAKVLKDYTEQRKAGKNPVFKASSIPGLKNTEAWEDEKETLQSK, encoded by the coding sequence ATGGAAGAAATTTTAAGCGAAATCATCAATGTCCCGAGCGGTTTTATTTGGACTTATTTAGTCTATATATTAATAGGAATAGGCCTGTTCTTTACGTTTAAATTGAAATTCGTTCAATTCCGCTATTTCTTCGAGATGTTTCGTATCGTCGGACAAAAAGAGGAGAAAGGAAAAGGCGTCTCGTCTTTGCAGGCATTCTTTATTTCCGCCGCTTCCCGTGTCGGAACGGGTAACCTGACCGGTGTGGCGCTTGCTGTTGCAACAGGCGGACCGGGAGCGGTCTTTTGGATGTGGGTCGTCGCGCTTGTCGGAATGGCTTCAAGCTTTGTGGAAAGTACGCTGGCTCAAGTCTACAAGGTCAAAGACGGCGATCATTTCAGAGGAGGCCCTGCTTATTACATGGAAAAAGCGCTGGGCGCCAGATGGATGGGGATTATCTTTGCCGTTTTAATTACAATTACATTCGGCTTGATTTTTAATGCGGTTCAAGCCAACACGATCGTCGGTTCGATGCAAGGGGCTTTCAACCTGGATAAAACAGTGGTAGGCATCATCCTTGCTGCAATCACCGGATTTATCATTTTCGGCGGATTGAAACGCGTTGTGACAGTTTCGCAGTTGATCGTTCCGGTCATGGCGATCATTTATCTTGGACTTGCTTTATTTGTCGTGCTGACGAATATTTCTCAAATACCGGCCGTTTTCGCGATGATTGTGAAGGATGCTTTCGGGATCGAGCAGATTGCAGGGGGTACGCTCGGCAGCATCATTATTATCGGTGCGAAGCGCGGTTTGTTTTCAAACGAAGCCGGAATGGGAAGCGCGCCGAACGCAGCAGCGACTGCCAATGTCTCTCACCCCGCGAAGCAAGGCTTTATCCAAACGCTTGGCGTATTCTTTGATACGATGGTCATCTGCAGTGCAACAGCCTTTATGATCCTGCTGTTCAATCTGACGCCTGGCAAAGAGCTTGACGGCATTCAAATTACACAAGCAGCCATGCAGCATCACATTGGAAGCTGGGCGCCTGCATTTGTCGCAGTGGCGATTTTTCTGTTCGCTTTCAGTTCAATCGTCGGAAACTACTATTATGGTGAGACGAACATTGAATTTATTAAAAAGAGCAAGACGGCGCTTGCTGTTTACCGTACAGCCGTTGTAGCAATGGTGATCTTCGGATCTGTATCCGGTTTCCAGCTTGTGTGGGACATGGCGGATTTATTTATGGGATTAATGGCGATCATTAACCTGATTGCGATTCTGCTTCTTTCCGGAATTGCTGCGAAAGTGCTGAAAGACTATACTGAACAGCGCAAAGCAGGAAAGAACCCCGTCTTTAAGGCAAGCTCGATTCCAGGTCTGAAAAATACAGAGGCTTGGGAAGACGAGAAGGAAACATTGCAATCGAAATAA
- the narI gene encoding respiratory nitrate reductase subunit gamma, with amino-acid sequence MIEQILWVILPYIVITIFIGGHIYRYQHDQFGWTAKSSEMLEKKKLALGSSLFHWGIFFVIGGHVMGILIPESLYEALGVSEHMYHKIAIGFGLPAGIAALSGLLILTYRRFTDKRIRKTSSAGDLITLVALLFVMTTGLAATFLNIDSKGFDYRTTIGPWFRNIFLFKPDAGLMASVPLWFKLHIIMGYVIFIVWPFTRLVHVFSMPLKYLTRSYVVYRKRAPRKSM; translated from the coding sequence ATGATCGAACAAATACTGTGGGTCATCCTCCCCTACATTGTCATCACCATTTTTATCGGAGGGCATATTTACCGCTATCAACATGATCAATTTGGCTGGACGGCCAAATCTAGCGAGATGCTCGAAAAGAAAAAACTTGCGCTTGGCAGCAGCCTTTTCCACTGGGGAATCTTTTTTGTCATCGGCGGACATGTGATGGGAATTTTAATTCCGGAAAGCCTTTATGAGGCGCTCGGCGTTTCAGAGCATATGTACCATAAGATCGCGATCGGCTTCGGACTGCCTGCAGGCATCGCCGCGCTGTCAGGGCTTCTCATATTGACCTACCGCCGATTCACGGACAAACGGATTCGAAAAACGAGCTCTGCCGGCGATTTAATCACCCTTGTCGCTTTGTTATTCGTGATGACCACTGGGCTTGCGGCAACCTTCTTAAACATCGATTCAAAAGGATTCGACTACAGGACAACAATCGGCCCGTGGTTTCGCAACATTTTCTTATTCAAGCCGGATGCCGGGCTTATGGCGAGCGTGCCCCTCTGGTTTAAGCTTCACATCATCATGGGCTACGTCATTTTCATCGTCTGGCCGTTCACTCGGCTCGTCCACGTATTCAGCATGCCGCTAAAATATTTGACAAGAAGCTATGTTGTTTACCGGAAACGGGCGCCCCGCAAAAGCATGTAA
- the narJ gene encoding nitrate reductase molybdenum cofactor assembly chaperone, with protein sequence MDGTDKQTVFAALSYLLSYPDEEWRKERSEWQQIIGEIEHEALKGHLLAFLESAASYSSEELIETYVYTFDFGKKTNLYVTYFNSGEQRERGIELLQLKDLYQQSGFQPTDKELPDYLPLMLEFAAVADQEKAAAVFQKYAANLEELRSQLSENESIYTPLLDGLMLILEEIGVERNVQP encoded by the coding sequence ATGGATGGAACAGACAAACAAACCGTTTTTGCCGCTCTTTCTTACCTCCTCTCCTACCCTGATGAAGAGTGGAGAAAAGAACGTTCCGAATGGCAGCAGATCATCGGCGAAATCGAGCATGAAGCGCTGAAAGGACATCTGCTTGCCTTCTTGGAAAGCGCGGCTTCCTATTCGTCTGAGGAATTGATTGAAACATACGTATATACGTTTGATTTCGGCAAAAAAACAAACCTTTATGTCACCTATTTCAACTCCGGCGAACAAAGGGAGCGCGGTATTGAATTGCTGCAGCTGAAAGATCTGTATCAGCAGTCCGGTTTTCAGCCGACAGATAAAGAGCTGCCGGATTATCTGCCGCTCATGCTTGAATTTGCCGCAGTTGCGGATCAAGAAAAAGCTGCTGCTGTTTTCCAAAAATACGCAGCAAACCTGGAAGAATTGAGATCGCAGCTTTCAGAGAATGAAAGCATCTATACACCGTTATTGGACGGATTAATGCTGATCTTAGAGGAAATTGGTGTTGAAAGGAATGTACAGCCATGA
- the narH gene encoding nitrate reductase subunit beta has translation MKIKAQIGMVMNLDKCIGCHTCSVTCKNTWTNRSGAEYMYFNNVETKPGIGYPKQWENQDKYKGGWELKKGKLQLKSGAKATRLMNLFYNPYQPTIDDYYEPWNYDYETLTNSPEKKHQPVARPKSSITGDFMNLEWGPNWEDDLAGGHITGLQDPNVKKMEESIKTEFEDVFMMYLPRICEHCINPSCVSSCPSGAMYKREEDGIVLVDQNACRSWRHCVSSCPYKKVYFNWQTNKAEKCTLCFPRLEAGLPTICSETCVGRIRYLGVMLYDAEKVEEAASAENEKDLYHSQLEIFLDPNDPAVAEEAKAQGIPLEWIEAAQKSPIYKMIIDWKIALPLHPEYRTLPMVWYIPPLSPIMNMFEGKGTAQSAEDIFPAIDEMRIPIEYLANLLTAGDTHHIRTTLKKMSVMRMHMRATQTNKQIDSSLIQDTGLTEEQIEDMYRLLAIAKYDDRFVIPQTHREEVADLYMEQGSCGLSFAGGPGSCQNI, from the coding sequence TTGAAGATTAAAGCGCAAATCGGAATGGTAATGAACCTTGACAAATGCATCGGCTGCCATACATGCAGCGTCACATGCAAAAACACTTGGACAAACCGTTCCGGTGCAGAATATATGTACTTCAACAACGTCGAAACAAAACCGGGCATCGGCTACCCTAAACAATGGGAGAACCAGGATAAATACAAAGGCGGCTGGGAGCTGAAAAAAGGCAAGCTCCAGCTTAAATCAGGCGCCAAAGCAACGCGGCTCATGAATTTATTCTACAACCCGTATCAGCCGACGATCGATGACTACTATGAACCTTGGAACTATGATTATGAAACGCTGACAAACAGTCCGGAGAAAAAACATCAGCCTGTTGCAAGGCCGAAGTCTTCCATTACGGGAGACTTCATGAACCTTGAATGGGGTCCGAACTGGGAAGACGATCTTGCCGGCGGCCACATTACAGGCCTCCAAGATCCAAACGTCAAAAAAATGGAAGAATCCATCAAAACCGAATTTGAAGACGTCTTTATGATGTATCTGCCAAGGATATGCGAACACTGCATCAATCCTTCCTGCGTCTCCTCCTGTCCGTCGGGAGCGATGTACAAACGCGAGGAAGACGGCATCGTTCTCGTCGATCAAAATGCGTGCCGCTCATGGAGACACTGTGTATCATCATGTCCTTATAAAAAAGTGTATTTCAACTGGCAGACTAACAAGGCGGAAAAATGCACATTGTGCTTCCCTCGTCTTGAAGCAGGACTGCCGACAATCTGCTCTGAGACATGCGTCGGCAGAATCCGCTATCTCGGAGTCATGCTTTATGACGCAGAAAAAGTCGAAGAAGCGGCTTCAGCCGAAAATGAAAAAGATTTGTATCACTCACAGCTGGAGATTTTCCTTGACCCGAATGATCCCGCTGTTGCAGAAGAAGCAAAAGCTCAAGGCATTCCGCTGGAGTGGATTGAAGCAGCGCAAAAATCTCCGATCTACAAAATGATCATCGATTGGAAAATCGCTCTGCCGCTGCATCCTGAATACCGGACATTGCCGATGGTATGGTATATTCCTCCGCTCAGTCCGATTATGAATATGTTTGAAGGAAAAGGAACAGCCCAATCAGCTGAAGATATCTTCCCTGCTATTGATGAAATGCGGATTCCGATCGAATATTTGGCCAATTTGCTGACTGCCGGTGATACACACCATATTAGAACGACATTAAAGAAAATGTCTGTGATGCGTATGCACATGCGGGCGACCCAAACGAACAAACAGATCGATTCATCTCTGATTCAAGATACCGGATTGACTGAAGAGCAGATTGAAGACATGTACCGTCTGCTTGCAATCGCCAAATACGATGACCGGTTCGTCATTCCTCAAACCCATCGCGAAGAAGTCGCGGATCTATACATGGAACAAGGAAGCTGCGGATTATCGTTTGCCGGAGGACCCGGCTCTTGCCAAAACATATAA